A stretch of the Pan paniscus chromosome 2, NHGRI_mPanPan1-v2.0_pri, whole genome shotgun sequence genome encodes the following:
- the ITIH1 gene encoding inter-alpha-trypsin inhibitor heavy chain H1, giving the protein MDGAMGPRGLLLCMYLVSLLILQAMPALGSATGRSKSSKKRQAVDTAVDGVFIRSLKVNCKVTSRFAHYVVTSQVVNTANEAREVAFDVEIPKTAFISDFAVTADGNAFIGDIKDKVTAWKQYRKAAISGENAGLVRASGRTMEQFTIHLTVNPKSKVTFQLTYEEVLKRNHMQYEIVIKVKPKQLVHHFEIDVDIFEPQGISKLDAQASFLPKELAAQTIKKSFSGKKGHVLFRPTVSQQQSCPTCSTSLLNGHFKVTYDVSRDKICDLLVANNHFAHFFAPQNLTNMNKNVVFVIDISGSMRGQKVKQTKEALLKILGDMQPGDYFDLVLFGTRVQSWKGSLVQASEANLQAAQDFVRGFSLDEATNLNGGLLRGIEILNQVQESLPELSNHASILIMLTDGDPTEGVTDRSQILKNVRNAIRGRFPLYNLGFGHNVDFNFLEVMSMENNGRAQRIYEDRDATQQLQGFYSQVAKPLLVDVDLQYPQDAVLALTQNHHKQYYEGSEIVVAGRIADNKQSSFKADVQAHGEGQEFSITCLVDEEEMKKLLRERGHMLENHVERLWAYLTIQELLAKRMKVDGEERANLSSQALRMSLDYGFVTPLTSMSIRGMADQDGLKPTIDKPSEDSLPLEMLGPRRTFVLSALQPSPTHSSSNTQRLPDRVTGVDTDPHFIIHVPQKEDTLCFNINEEPGVILSLVQDPNTGFSVNGQLIGNKARSPGQHDGTYFGRLGIANPATDFQLEVTPQNITLNPGFGGPVFSWRDQAVLRQDGVVVTINKKRNLVVSVDDGGTFEVVLHRVWKGSSVHQDFLGFYVLDSHRMSARTHGLLGQFFHPIGFEVSDIRPGSDPTKPDATMVVRNRRLTVTRGLQKDYSKDPRHGAEVTCWFIHNNGAGLIDGAYTDYIVPDIF; this is encoded by the exons ATGGACGGTGCCATGGGGCCTCGGGGGCTGCTGTTGTGCATGTACCTGGTATCTCTCCTCATCCTGCAGGCCATGCCTGCCCTGGGCTCGGCTACAGGCAGGTCCAAGAGCAGCAAG AAGCGACAGGCTGTGGACACC GCTGTCGATGGCGTGTTCATCCGGAGTTTGAAAGTCAACTGCAAAGTCACCTCTCGCTTCGCCCACTATGTTGTCACCAGCCAAGTGGTCAACACTGCCAATGAAGCCAGGGAAGTGGCCTTCGACGTGGAAATCCCCAAGACAGCATTCATCAGTGACTTTGCCGT TACGGCAGATGGAAACGCATTTATCGGAGACATAAAGGACAAGGTGACTGCATGGAAGCAGTACCGGAAAGCAGCTATCTCAGGAGAGAATGCCGGCCTTGTCAG GGCCTCGGGGAGAACTATGGAGCAATTCACCATCCACCTCACCGTCAATCCCAAGAGCAAGGTCACGTTTCAGCTGACTTATGAGGAAGTGCTGAAGAGAAACCATATGCAGTATGAAATTGTCATTAAAGTCAAGCCCAAGCAGCTGGTGCATCATTTTGAG ATCGATGTGGACATCTTCGAGCCCCAGGGGATCAGCAAGCTGGATGCCCAGGCCTCTTTCCTGCCGAAGGAACTGGCAGCCCAAACTATCAAGAAGTCCTTCTCAGGAAAAAAG GGTCACGTGCTGTTCCGTCCCACTGTGAGCCAGCAGCAGTCCTGCCCCACATGCTCTACATCCTTACTGAACGGGCACTTCAAGGTGACCTACGATGTCAGTCGAGACAAGATCTGCGACCTCCTG GTGGCCAATAACCACTTTGCCCACTTCTTCGCCCCCCAAAACCTGACAAACATGAACAAGAACGTGGTTTTTGTGATTGACATCAGTGGCTCCATGAGAGGCCAGAAAGTGAAGCAG ACCAAGGAGGCACTCCTTAAAATTCTGGGGGACATGCAGCCAGGGGACTACTTTGACCTGGTTCTTTTTGGGACTCGAGTACAATCGTGGAAGGGCTCGCTGGTGCAAGCATCTGAGGCCAACCTACAAGCAGCTCAAGACTTTGTGCGGGGCTTTTCCCTGGATGAGG CCACAAACCTGAATGGAGGTTTGCTCCGGGGAATTGAGATCTTGAACCAAGTTCAGGAAAGCCTCCCAGAACTCAGCAACCATGCCTCAATTCTCATCATGTTGACAGATGGCGATCCCACAGAGG GGGTGACGGACCGTTCCCAAATCCTCAAGAACGTCCGCAACGCCATCCGGGGCAGGTTCCCGCTCTACAACCTGGGTTTCGGCCACAATGTGGACTTTAACTTTCTGGAGGTCATGTCCATGGAGAACAATGGACGGGCCCAGAGAATCTACGAGGACCGTGATGCCACCCAGCAGCTGCAG GGTTTCTACAGCCAGGTAGCCAAACCCCTGCTGGTGGATGTGGATTTGCAGTACCCCCAGGATGCTGTCTTGGCCCTGACCCAGAACCACCATAAACAGTACTACGAAGGCTCAGAGATTGTGGTGGCCGGGCGCATTGCTGACAACAAACAGAGCAGCTTCAAGGCTGATGTGCAGGCCCATGGG GAGGGACAAGAATTCAGTATAACCTGCCTAGTGGATGAGGAGGAGATGAAGAAACTGCTCCGAGAGCGTGGCCACATGCTGGAGAACCACGTCGAGCGCCTCTGGGCCTACCTCACCATCCAGGAGCTGCTGGCCAAGCG GATGAAGGTGGACGGGGAGGAGAGGGCCAACCTGTCATCCCAGGCCCTGCGGATGTCGCTGGACTATGGGTTTGTGACCCCACTGACCTCCATGAGCATCAGGGGCATGGCGGACCAGGACGGCCTGAAGCCCACCATCGACAAGCCCTCAGAGG aTTCTCTGCCTTTGG AGATGCTGGGACCCAGAAGGA CGTTCGTGCTGTCAGCCTTGCAGCCTTCTCCTACTCATTCCAGCTCCAATACCCAGCGGCTGCCAGACCGAGTGACCGGCG TGGACACAGACCCTCACTTCATCATCCACGTGCCCCAGAAAGAGGACACCCTGTGCTTCAACATCAATGAGGAGCCTGGTGTTATCCTGAGCCTGGTACAGGACCCCAACACAG GCTTCTCAGTGAATGGACAGCTCATTGGCAACAAGGCCAGGAGCCCTGGGCAGCATGACGGCACGTACTTCGGGCGGCTGGGAATCGCAAACCCTGCCACGGACTTTCAGTTGGAAGTGACTCCTCAGAACATTACGCTGAACCCCGGCTTTGGTGGGCCTGTGTTTTCCTGGAGGGACCAAGCTGTGCTGCGGCAGGACGG GGTGGTGGTGACCATCAACAAGAAGAGGAACCTGGTGGTGTCTGTGGACGACGGTGGCACCTTTGAGGTTGTTTTGCACCGAGTGTGGAAGGGGAGCTCGGTCCACCAGGACTTCCTGGGCTTCTATGTGCTGGACAGTCATCGGATGTCAGCCCGGACGCACGGGCTGCTGG GGCAATTTTTCCACCCCATCGGTTTTGAAGTGTCTGACATCCGCCCAGGCTCCGACCCAACAAAGCCAGATGCCACGATGGTGGTGAGGAACCGCCGGCTCACGGTCACCAG GGGTTTGCAAAAAGACTACAGCAAGGACCCGCGGCATGGGGCCGAGGTGACCTGCTGGTTCATTCACAACAATGGGGCTGGACTCATCGATGGTGCCTACACTGATTATATCGTCCCCGacatcttctga